A stretch of the Gracilinanus agilis isolate LMUSP501 chromosome 4, AgileGrace, whole genome shotgun sequence genome encodes the following:
- the C2CD4D gene encoding C2 calcium-dependent domain-containing protein 4D: MWLLEKAGYKGGSEEPGTPWKPHVLFSRRKPPGTSPSACPNVLTPDRIPQFFIPPRLPGMGCPEPGTERETDWTRGQELQGACSLPHLTGREGWTFLLESPHTRRRESLFHMSPTASGSEGLPLKPRKHLSSPDLRLCLALESDLAPSPDPSPFSSPQPDPPRPHLGSPSVHPSRPGSLSPEEESSTDTGPHVAHHLGPPTPPLFHLDFLCCQLQVTKESLVRLGPRGGQLRLSAEYQAGLGQLRLRLISAEELPRGRGGAKGSSGCCVVFRLRPGSWPQGHRSRVVKCSSNPIFNEDFFFEGLKPSDLTTHTLKAKVLDKGAGLRRDVLLGECEAPLVTLLPT; encoded by the coding sequence atgtgGCTCTTGGAGAAAGCTGGCTACAAGGGAGGGAGTGAAGAGCCTGGGACACCATGGAAGCCCCACGTCTTATTCTCCAGGAGAAAGCCCCCTGGGACTTCCCCTTCCGCTTGCCCTAATGTCTTGACCCCAGACCGAATACCTCAGTTTTTTATCCCCCCCAGGCTCCCAGGCATGGGGTGTCCTGAACCCGGGACCGAGAGAGAAACAGACTGGACTAGGGGACAAGAACTCCAAGGCGCCTGCTCCCTGCCCCATCTGACCGGACGGGAAGGCTGGACATTTCTTCTGGAGAGTCCCCACACCCGTCGCCGAGAGTCCCTTTTCCACATGTCCCCAACGGCCTCTGGCTCAGAGGGGCTCCCGCTCAAGCCCCGAAAGCACCTCTCATCCCCGGACCTGCGCCTCTGCTTGGCCCTAGAGAGTGACCTGGCCCCCTCGCCCGACCCTTCACCCTTCAGTTCACCCCAGCCGGACCCTCCCAGACCCCACCTGGGCTCCCCCAGCGTGCATCCCTCCAGACCAGGCTCCCTGTCCCCAGAGGAGGAGAGCTCCACGGATACCGGCCCCCATGTTGCCCACCACCTGGGTCCCCCAACACCACCCCTCTTCCACCTGGATTTTCTGTGCTGTCAGCTACAGGTGACTAAAGAGAGCCTGGTGAGGCTGGGCCCCCGGGGCGGGCAGCTGAGGTTGTCTGCTGAGTACCAGGCGGGATTGGGGCAGCTGAGGCTCCGGCTCATCAGTGCTGAAGAGCTGCCCAGGGGCCGAGGAGGAGCCAAGGGAAGCAGCGGATGCTGTGTGGTGTTCCGGCTGAGGCCGGGGAGCTGGCCGCAGGGCCATCGCAGTAGGGTGGTCAAGTGTAGCTCCAACCCCATCTTCAACGAGGACTTCTTCTTTGAGGGTCTCAAACCCTCCGACCTGACCACCCACACTCTGAAGGCCAAGGTGCTGGACAAGGGAGCCGGCCTTCGGAGGGATGTGTTACTAGGAGAGTGTGAGGCCCCCCTGGTCACCCTCCTCCCCACCTAG